In one window of Opitutus sp. GAS368 DNA:
- a CDS encoding cyclic nucleotide-binding domain-containing protein, whose amino-acid sequence MKIKLFNTDTEFVSYSAGQTVFREGDGGELMFAVIEGAVEIHIKGKLVETIEAGGVFGEMALIESRPRIATALVKTDAKLVPVDRKRFEFLVQQSPFFALQLMTIMAARLRRMDEKL is encoded by the coding sequence ATGAAAATCAAGCTGTTCAACACCGATACCGAGTTTGTCAGTTATTCCGCCGGCCAGACGGTGTTTCGGGAGGGTGACGGCGGCGAGCTGATGTTCGCCGTCATCGAAGGCGCCGTGGAGATCCACATCAAGGGGAAGCTGGTGGAGACCATCGAGGCCGGCGGCGTTTTCGGCGAGATGGCGCTGATCGAATCGCGTCCGCGCATCGCCACCGCCCTGGTGAAGACGGACGCGAAGCTCGTGCCCGTCGACCGCAAGCGTTTCGAGTTTCTGGTGCAGCAGAGCCCGTTCTTTGCCCTGCAGCTGATGACGATCATGGCCGCGCGGTTGCGGCGGATGGACGAGAAGCTCTAG
- a CDS encoding response regulator, with translation MSTAPTTEPAITKPKLGAVLLIDDEKPLIELFAEALSPHFECVLATSTREAGYILHKKAFKVVVCDHLMPGGNGLSFLVDAREEYPEMQRVLVTGYMKPEMLLRSVNEAALYRYLLKPVSLPELVKTVLEAAKLHDQTAASRSA, from the coding sequence GTGTCGACCGCCCCAACCACCGAACCGGCCATCACCAAGCCCAAGCTGGGCGCAGTGCTGCTGATCGATGATGAAAAGCCGCTGATCGAGTTGTTCGCCGAGGCGCTTTCCCCCCATTTCGAGTGCGTGCTGGCCACCAGCACCCGGGAGGCCGGATACATCCTCCACAAGAAGGCCTTCAAGGTTGTCGTGTGCGACCACCTGATGCCGGGCGGCAACGGCCTGAGCTTTCTCGTCGACGCCCGGGAAGAATATCCCGAAATGCAGCGCGTGCTCGTCACGGGCTACATGAAGCCCGAGATGCTGCTGCGCAGCGTGAACGAGGCCGCGCTTTACCGCTATCTGCTCAAACCCGTGTCGCTGCCGGAGCTGGTCAAGACGGTGCTGGAAGCGGCCAAGCTCCACGACCAGACGGCCGCGAGCCGCTCGGCGTGA
- a CDS encoding serine/threonine-protein kinase, with protein MPTPALKHIFNELQYELTNKLAEGGMGLVYEAVQKGTGNFRKAVAIKLIREEYSSIPEFQKNFIGEARLVADLIHTNIVQTYHLGQIGGQYFMTMEFVHGVNLEQFIDRHIELGRQVPIDMAVFIASRVCRGLSYAHAKRDTEGRLVGIVHRDVNPKNVMLAIEGDVKLTDFGIAKALDLMYNEEGKVIPGKDEYLSPEGASYAVTDGRSDLFPLGIVLTEILLGKNIFRGATRVESRRNILTLPIPDFHTLRADIDPKLDAILHRALERDRDKRYQSAFEMLTDLEMYLYSDRYGPTNEKLAVYLAEVFPPAKPGSNPAVPTSALPRVSTLESQR; from the coding sequence GTGCCCACGCCCGCCCTCAAGCACATCTTCAACGAACTCCAATACGAGCTGACCAACAAGCTCGCCGAAGGCGGCATGGGCCTGGTCTACGAGGCCGTGCAAAAGGGCACGGGCAACTTCCGCAAGGCCGTCGCCATCAAGCTCATTCGCGAGGAGTATTCCAGCATCCCGGAGTTCCAGAAGAATTTCATCGGCGAGGCCCGGCTGGTGGCTGACCTCATCCACACCAACATCGTCCAGACCTACCACCTCGGCCAGATTGGCGGACAATATTTCATGACGATGGAGTTCGTCCATGGCGTGAACCTGGAACAGTTCATAGACCGCCACATCGAGCTGGGCCGGCAGGTGCCGATCGACATGGCGGTCTTCATCGCCTCCCGCGTCTGCCGCGGACTCAGCTACGCCCACGCCAAGCGCGACACCGAGGGCCGCCTGGTCGGCATCGTCCACCGCGACGTCAACCCGAAGAACGTCATGCTCGCCATCGAGGGCGACGTGAAGCTCACGGACTTCGGCATCGCGAAGGCTCTCGACCTGATGTATAACGAGGAAGGCAAGGTGATCCCGGGCAAGGACGAGTATCTTTCGCCCGAGGGTGCCAGCTACGCCGTCACCGACGGCCGCTCCGACCTCTTCCCGCTCGGCATCGTCCTGACCGAAATCCTGCTGGGCAAAAACATCTTCCGGGGCGCCACCCGCGTGGAGTCGCGCCGCAACATCCTCACGCTGCCCATCCCGGACTTCCACACGCTCCGCGCCGACATCGACCCCAAGCTCGACGCCATCCTCCACCGGGCCTTGGAGCGCGACCGCGACAAGCGCTACCAATCCGCCTTCGAGATGCTCACCGACCTCGAGATGTATCTCTACAGCGACCGTTACGGCCCGACCAACGAGAAGCTGGCCGTCTACCTCGCCGAAGTCTTTCCCCCCGCCAAACCCGGCTCCAACCCCGCCGTCCCGACCTCCGCCCTACCCCGCGTGTCCACGCTCGAAAGCCAGAGGTAA
- a CDS encoding class I SAM-dependent methyltransferase, translating to MPDPKAVNSMFARIAGRYDLANHLLSGGVDYWWRQRLVRAVHDTRPGAVLDLATGSGDVAFALADGLPAGTRITGMDFCEPMLEEAVKKRADSPRWTAIEFRHGDGLALPLPDGSFDAVTISFGLRNMADRHQALGEMRRVLRPGGRLFLLEFSQPFFWFRPFYYAYLKFVLPAVAAVVTGDRSAYEYLCGSIGLFPDRAGIAAEIRQAGFSSVAATPMTFGIVALHVAQV from the coding sequence ATGCCCGATCCGAAGGCTGTAAACAGCATGTTTGCCCGTATTGCGGGCCGCTATGACCTCGCCAACCACCTCCTGAGCGGGGGCGTGGACTATTGGTGGCGCCAGCGACTCGTGCGGGCCGTCCACGACACCCGTCCGGGAGCTGTTCTCGACCTGGCCACAGGGAGTGGCGACGTGGCCTTTGCCTTGGCCGACGGACTGCCGGCGGGCACCCGGATCACCGGAATGGACTTCTGTGAACCGATGCTTGAAGAAGCCGTAAAAAAACGCGCCGATAGCCCCCGGTGGACCGCCATTGAGTTTCGGCACGGCGACGGCCTGGCTCTGCCTCTGCCTGACGGGTCGTTTGATGCCGTCACGATTTCCTTCGGGCTGCGCAACATGGCTGACCGCCACCAAGCCTTGGGCGAGATGCGCCGGGTGCTGCGGCCTGGCGGCCGGCTGTTCCTGCTGGAATTCTCCCAACCTTTCTTCTGGTTCCGGCCGTTCTACTACGCCTATCTGAAGTTCGTGCTGCCCGCCGTCGCCGCGGTCGTGACAGGCGATCGCTCGGCCTATGAATATCTCTGTGGTTCGATCGGGCTGTTTCCTGACCGGGCGGGCATCGCCGCGGAGATCCGTCAGGCCGGTTTCAGTTCAGTCGCCGCGACGCCCATGACGTTCGGCATCGTCGCCCTGCACGTCGCGCAAGTTTAG
- a CDS encoding alpha/beta fold hydrolase yields the protein MRLRLLALLGFACFAFLPAAEPAPAANVAPAIKQPVLVAVHGAWAGGWHFKKIAPLLEAKGWKVYRPSLSGLGEHFNTARTDIGLATHIDDIVNLILFEDLHDVILLGHSYGGMVITGVADRIPERIGRLVYLDACLPVDGESLLTLHKPGATFDLDKMTRDGFVIPDWVKPGKPFPIDVPHPRKTFTDPIALKNQAAAAKIPATYILTVDKGKQPEEDDFYAASERARARGWPVIIMEADHNPQWHQPEALANLLLDLH from the coding sequence ATGAGACTCCGCCTGCTCGCCCTGCTCGGATTTGCCTGCTTTGCCTTCCTGCCGGCGGCGGAGCCTGCGCCGGCGGCCAATGTTGCCCCGGCCATCAAGCAGCCCGTCTTGGTGGCCGTCCATGGCGCCTGGGCCGGCGGCTGGCACTTCAAGAAAATCGCGCCGCTCCTCGAGGCGAAGGGCTGGAAGGTTTACCGGCCGTCCTTGAGCGGCCTGGGCGAGCACTTCAACACCGCCCGCACCGACATCGGTCTCGCCACGCACATCGACGACATCGTGAACCTGATCCTCTTCGAGGATTTGCACGACGTCATCCTCCTCGGCCACAGCTACGGCGGCATGGTCATCACGGGCGTCGCCGACCGCATCCCGGAGCGCATCGGCCGGCTCGTCTACCTCGATGCCTGCCTGCCGGTGGATGGCGAAAGTCTCCTCACCCTCCATAAACCGGGCGCGACGTTCGATCTGGATAAGATGACCAGGGACGGCTTCGTCATTCCCGACTGGGTCAAGCCCGGCAAACCCTTTCCCATCGACGTGCCCCATCCGCGCAAGACCTTCACCGATCCGATCGCGCTCAAGAATCAGGCCGCGGCGGCGAAAATCCCGGCGACCTACATCCTCACCGTCGATAAGGGCAAGCAGCCCGAGGAGGATGACTTCTATGCCGCTTCCGAGCGCGCCAGGGCCCGCGGCTGGCCGGTGATCATCATGGAAGCCGACCATAACCCGCAATGGCATCAGCCCGAGGCGCTGGCCAATCTGCTGCTGGACCTCCACTGA
- the eno gene encoding phosphopyruvate hydratase, which translates to MNTTITAITAREIIDSRGNPTVEVDVKLASGAFGRAAVPSGASTGEHEAIELRDGDKARYGGKGTLKAVANVKGKIAPALLGFDAFDQLGVDRAMLKLDGTPTKSKLGANAILGVSLATAKAAAAASGVPLYKYLGGPNAKVLPVPLMNIMNGGAHSDAPIDFQEFMIVPRNFDTFAEALRAGAEVFHSLKKVLKSKGLQTAVGDEGGFAPNLASTTDALDAIAEAVKGAGYKLGKDIFLALDVASSEFYVKESKTYVFKKSDGRSFTGDQFVSYYKDLVAKYPIVSIEDGCAENDWTTWKKLTDAIGSKVQLVGDDLFVTNVAFLQKGIDTGTANSILVKVNQIGSLTETLDAIELAQKNKYTTIISHRSGETEDVTIADIAVATNAGQIKTGSASRTDRVAKYNQLLRIEEELGASAIYGGRI; encoded by the coding sequence ATGAACACCACCATCACCGCCATCACCGCGCGCGAGATCATCGACTCCCGCGGCAATCCCACCGTCGAGGTCGACGTCAAGCTCGCCAGCGGCGCCTTCGGCCGCGCCGCCGTGCCCTCGGGCGCCTCCACCGGCGAGCACGAGGCCATCGAGCTTCGCGACGGCGACAAGGCCCGCTACGGCGGCAAGGGCACCCTCAAGGCCGTCGCCAACGTAAAGGGCAAGATCGCCCCCGCGCTGCTCGGCTTCGACGCCTTCGACCAGCTCGGCGTTGACCGCGCCATGCTCAAGCTCGATGGCACGCCCACCAAGTCAAAGCTCGGCGCCAACGCCATCCTCGGCGTCTCCCTCGCCACCGCCAAGGCCGCCGCCGCCGCGTCCGGCGTCCCGCTCTACAAATACCTCGGCGGCCCGAACGCCAAGGTCCTGCCCGTGCCGCTCATGAACATCATGAACGGCGGCGCGCACTCCGACGCCCCGATCGACTTCCAGGAATTCATGATCGTGCCGAGGAACTTCGACACCTTCGCCGAGGCCCTCCGCGCCGGCGCCGAGGTCTTCCACTCGCTCAAGAAGGTCCTCAAGTCGAAGGGCCTCCAGACCGCCGTCGGTGACGAGGGCGGCTTCGCGCCGAACCTCGCCTCCACCACCGATGCGCTCGACGCCATCGCCGAGGCCGTGAAGGGCGCCGGCTACAAGCTCGGCAAGGACATCTTCCTCGCCCTCGACGTCGCCTCCTCCGAGTTCTACGTCAAGGAGTCCAAGACCTACGTCTTCAAGAAGTCCGACGGCCGTTCCTTCACCGGCGACCAGTTCGTCTCCTACTACAAGGATCTCGTCGCCAAATACCCGATCGTCTCGATTGAGGACGGCTGCGCCGAGAATGACTGGACCACCTGGAAGAAGCTCACCGACGCCATCGGCTCCAAGGTGCAGCTCGTGGGTGACGACCTCTTCGTCACCAACGTCGCGTTCCTCCAGAAGGGCATCGATACCGGCACGGCCAACTCGATTCTCGTCAAGGTCAACCAGATCGGCTCGCTCACCGAGACGCTCGACGCCATCGAGCTCGCGCAGAAAAACAAATACACGACCATCATCTCGCACCGCTCGGGCGAAACCGAGGATGTGACCATCGCCGACATCGCCGTCGCCACCAACGCGGGCCAGATCAAGACCGGCTCCGCGTCCCGCACCGACCGCGTCGCGAAATACAACCAGCTCCTCCGGATCGAGGAGGAACTGGGGGCCAGCGCCATCTATGGCGGCCGAATCTAA
- the erpA gene encoding iron-sulfur cluster insertion protein ErpA, with protein sequence MVTLSNRAARQVQTMRTAQADAAKQLRVFVESGGCSGFEYGMSFDLPKADDNVFESEGVQVLVDPTSLAYLTGCSIDFDDGLHGKGFEIKNPNAQSTCGCGKSFN encoded by the coding sequence ATGGTCACCCTTTCCAACCGCGCCGCCCGCCAGGTGCAGACGATGCGCACGGCGCAGGCCGATGCCGCGAAGCAACTGCGCGTGTTCGTGGAAAGCGGCGGCTGCTCGGGCTTCGAATACGGCATGTCCTTCGACCTGCCCAAGGCGGACGACAACGTGTTCGAGAGCGAAGGCGTGCAGGTGCTGGTGGATCCAACCAGCCTCGCCTACCTCACTGGCTGCAGCATCGACTTTGACGACGGCCTCCACGGCAAGGGCTTCGAGATCAAGAATCCCAATGCGCAGAGCACCTGCGGCTGCGGGAAATCGTTCAACTGA
- a CDS encoding ankyrin repeat domain-containing protein → MDNPDLHAAARAGSLSASPAALTAEALAKGNASGNTPLHIAAKYGHLDQVPATFLTGENLLRKNDAGYTPLHLAARHGHLRQVPAALLTREHLLIRSNSGYTPLHQAAAGASLDQLPAGLLTTDLVLTKTDTGNTLLHEAAEHGTLDRFPATFLTAATLTTANISGETVLHVAVFNGHLDQVPRALLTAENMLTKTSNHDTCLHAAAISGHLDQIPAEILTHDNLVLPSKSGHTPIHAAAESGYIHQIPREHLTVDLLISRNDFGDTPLHAAAVEGHLKEIPREFLNRATLLIRNYNGGTPIGAAIRYGHADQLPAEFIPKPPSAFQKFLYQLGVSRPPFG, encoded by the coding sequence ATGGACAACCCCGATTTGCACGCCGCCGCCCGCGCCGGCTCCCTCTCCGCGTCACCTGCCGCCCTTACGGCGGAGGCCCTGGCCAAGGGCAATGCCTCGGGCAACACCCCCTTGCACATCGCCGCGAAATACGGCCATCTCGACCAGGTCCCGGCCACCTTTCTCACCGGTGAGAACCTCCTGCGCAAGAACGACGCCGGCTACACCCCGCTCCACCTCGCCGCCCGGCACGGGCACCTCCGGCAGGTCCCGGCCGCCCTGCTCACCCGCGAACACCTGCTCATCCGCTCCAATAGCGGCTACACTCCGCTCCACCAGGCCGCCGCCGGCGCCTCGCTCGACCAGTTGCCGGCCGGCCTGCTCACCACCGACCTGGTGCTGACCAAGACCGACACGGGCAACACGCTGTTGCACGAGGCCGCCGAGCACGGCACGCTCGACCGCTTCCCCGCCACTTTCCTCACCGCCGCCACGCTCACCACGGCCAACATCAGCGGCGAGACCGTGCTGCATGTCGCCGTCTTCAACGGCCACCTCGACCAGGTCCCGCGCGCCCTGCTCACGGCGGAGAACATGCTGACCAAGACCTCGAACCACGACACCTGCCTGCACGCCGCCGCCATCTCCGGCCATCTCGACCAGATTCCCGCCGAGATCCTCACCCACGACAATCTCGTGCTGCCCAGCAAGTCGGGCCACACGCCGATCCACGCGGCCGCCGAGTCCGGTTACATCCACCAGATCCCGCGCGAACACCTGACCGTCGACCTGCTCATCAGCCGCAACGACTTTGGCGACACGCCGCTGCACGCCGCCGCCGTCGAGGGCCACCTCAAGGAGATCCCGCGCGAGTTCCTGAACCGCGCGACGCTGCTCATCCGCAATTACAATGGCGGCACGCCCATCGGCGCCGCCATCCGCTACGGCCACGCCGACCAGCTGCCGGCGGAGTTCATCCCCAAGCCGCCGAGCGCCTTCCAGAAATTCCTCTACCAGCTCGGCGTCTCCCGCCCGCCTTTCGGCTAG
- a CDS encoding class I SAM-dependent rRNA methyltransferase, which produces MSASLKLKPNATSRVLGGHPWVFANECEALLPAEHDGEVVECRDRTGRFLGTGIYNSKSQIVWRRLSRDRVTLDAAYLRAALTKAIDRRAEGEAGSPLPAGDVARSGVRALPFQRLVWSESDDLPGVVADQFGDTLVVQIQTLAMEKRAAALGDLLAELTGAKEIIFRNDANIRKLEGLPSEVHTRSGAAWAPRWVKIDGLDYWLDLQGGQKTGFYLDQRLQHAVVAKYAAGKRVLDAFCNQGSFALHCAKAGAASVLGLDSAFDAVGQAKKNADRNGLKAEFTGANVFDWFTAQRDAAPAWDLIILDPPPFAKSKSALEGALRGYKELNLRAMKSLMSGGVLATYTCSHHMQDAQLREILAEAAADAKRRVHVLEFCHQPADHPVLVTMPESEYLRGYILRVE; this is translated from the coding sequence ATGTCCGCCAGCCTCAAGCTCAAGCCCAACGCCACTTCCCGCGTGCTCGGCGGCCACCCCTGGGTGTTCGCCAACGAATGCGAGGCCCTGCTGCCGGCCGAACACGACGGCGAAGTGGTGGAATGTCGCGATCGCACCGGGCGCTTCCTTGGCACGGGCATCTACAACAGCAAGTCGCAGATCGTCTGGCGACGGCTGAGCCGGGACCGGGTGACGCTCGATGCCGCCTATCTGCGCGCGGCGCTGACGAAGGCAATTGACCGGCGCGCCGAGGGTGAGGCGGGCAGTCCCTTGCCCGCCGGGGATGTGGCGCGGAGCGGGGTCCGCGCCCTACCTTTCCAGCGCCTCGTCTGGTCCGAGTCCGACGACCTGCCCGGCGTGGTGGCGGACCAGTTCGGCGACACACTGGTGGTGCAGATCCAGACGCTGGCGATGGAGAAGCGCGCGGCGGCTCTCGGCGACCTGCTGGCCGAGCTGACCGGCGCCAAGGAGATCATTTTCCGCAACGATGCCAACATCCGGAAACTCGAGGGCCTGCCCAGCGAGGTGCACACGCGTTCCGGCGCGGCGTGGGCTCCGCGCTGGGTGAAGATCGACGGCCTCGACTACTGGCTCGACCTGCAGGGCGGGCAGAAGACGGGATTTTATCTCGATCAACGCCTCCAGCATGCGGTGGTGGCGAAATACGCCGCGGGCAAGCGCGTGCTCGATGCGTTTTGCAACCAGGGCTCGTTTGCGCTGCACTGCGCCAAGGCCGGGGCGGCGAGCGTGCTCGGGCTCGACAGCGCCTTCGACGCCGTCGGGCAGGCCAAGAAAAACGCCGACCGCAACGGTCTGAAGGCGGAGTTCACCGGGGCGAATGTCTTCGACTGGTTCACGGCGCAGCGCGACGCCGCGCCGGCATGGGACCTGATCATTCTCGACCCGCCGCCGTTCGCGAAATCGAAGTCGGCGCTGGAAGGCGCCCTGCGCGGCTACAAGGAGCTCAACCTCCGGGCGATGAAGTCCCTCATGTCCGGCGGGGTGCTGGCGACTTACACCTGTTCGCACCACATGCAGGACGCCCAGCTGCGCGAGATCCTCGCCGAGGCCGCGGCCGATGCGAAGCGGCGCGTGCACGTGTTGGAATTCTGCCACCAACCGGCGGACCATCCGGTGCTGGTGACGATGCCCGAGAGCGAATACCTCCGCGGGTATATCCTGCGGGTGGAGTAG
- the rpoN gene encoding RNA polymerase factor sigma-54, producing MSGPGLNQSFHQRQTQQLVLAPQMRQSLKILQVAALDLRATVQEELQSNPTLEELPMDDVSLEKEAGNGDDNATPADDPREEMDFSKDFQVLEKIGQDWKDHLSDAGGVRQTSSEEDERRQHFFDSLTTETSLQEHLMGQAEQSDSPPPVLTALRFLVGSLDDRGYLTSTLSDLALLANLPLSTMQEAAKLLKTFEPAGIGAESLADCLLIQLAQKGREKSVAARIIRDHFDLLVRRRIPDLARKTGLAPEVIQEAIEEIGTLDPAPGRRFADDANRVVVPDVTVEKDGEEWKIILNQDYIPRLRLSNTYKELIAKGKLSKQEGDYLREKLRSGKFIINAIEQRQRTIERITREIIKHQGEFFAEGVAKLKPLTMTQIADIIGVHETTVSRALANKYIKTPHGVFEMKFFFTSGYQSDAGEAVANTSVKEMIADIIASEDPGKPLSDQEIVGLLEAKGLKIARRTVAKYREELGLLPSNLRRRYD from the coding sequence ATGAGCGGCCCCGGACTCAACCAGAGCTTCCACCAGAGGCAGACGCAGCAGCTTGTGCTGGCGCCACAGATGCGCCAGTCGCTGAAGATCCTGCAGGTCGCGGCGCTCGACCTGCGCGCCACCGTCCAGGAGGAGCTGCAGTCCAACCCGACCCTCGAGGAGCTGCCGATGGACGATGTCAGCCTCGAGAAGGAGGCGGGCAACGGGGACGACAACGCGACGCCCGCCGACGATCCCCGCGAGGAGATGGATTTTTCCAAGGATTTCCAGGTGCTCGAGAAAATCGGGCAGGATTGGAAGGACCACCTTTCCGACGCCGGCGGGGTGCGCCAGACCTCGAGCGAGGAGGACGAGCGCCGCCAGCACTTCTTCGACTCGCTGACCACCGAGACCTCGCTGCAGGAGCACCTCATGGGCCAGGCCGAGCAGTCCGACTCCCCGCCCCCGGTGCTCACGGCCCTGCGCTTCCTCGTCGGCAGCCTCGATGACCGCGGCTACCTCACCTCGACGCTCTCCGACCTCGCCCTGCTGGCCAACCTGCCGCTGTCGACGATGCAGGAGGCCGCCAAGCTGCTGAAGACCTTCGAACCGGCCGGCATCGGCGCCGAAAGCCTCGCCGACTGCCTGCTCATCCAGCTCGCCCAGAAGGGCCGCGAGAAATCCGTGGCGGCCCGCATCATCCGCGACCACTTCGACCTGCTGGTCCGCCGCCGCATCCCCGACCTGGCCCGCAAGACCGGCCTCGCCCCCGAGGTCATCCAGGAGGCCATCGAGGAGATCGGCACCCTTGACCCCGCGCCCGGCCGGCGCTTCGCCGACGATGCCAACCGTGTGGTCGTGCCCGATGTCACCGTCGAGAAGGATGGCGAGGAGTGGAAGATAATCCTCAACCAGGACTACATCCCGCGCCTGCGGCTGAGCAACACCTACAAGGAGCTCATCGCGAAGGGCAAGCTGAGCAAACAGGAGGGCGACTATCTCCGCGAAAAGCTGCGCTCGGGCAAGTTCATCATCAATGCCATCGAGCAGCGCCAGCGCACGATCGAGCGCATCACCCGCGAGATCATCAAGCACCAGGGCGAGTTCTTCGCGGAGGGCGTCGCGAAGCTGAAGCCGCTCACGATGACGCAGATTGCGGACATCATCGGCGTGCACGAGACGACCGTCAGCCGCGCGCTGGCCAACAAATACATCAAGACCCCGCACGGCGTCTTCGAGATGAAGTTCTTCTTCACCTCGGGCTACCAGTCGGACGCCGGCGAGGCGGTCGCCAACACCAGCGTGAAGGAGATGATCGCCGACATCATCGCCAGCGAGGACCCGGGCAAGCCCCTCAGCGACCAGGAAATCGTCGGCCTGTTGGAAGCCAAGGGCCTGAAGATCGCCCGCCGGACCGTTGCGAAATACCGCGAGGAACTCGGCCTGCTGCCGAGCAACCTGCGCCGGCGGTATGATTGA
- a CDS encoding peptide chain release factor 3, whose translation MSTPAQEIARRRTFAIISHPDAGKTTLTEKFLLYGNAIHLAGAVKDRKNQRATASDWMELEKQRGISISSTVLQFDYAGCAVNLLDTPGHKDFSEDTYRVLTAVDAALMVIDAAKGVETQTRKLFEVCRRRGVPIFTFMNKCDRPTRSPIDLLDELENVLGLQSSPVIWPLGNGPTFKGVFDRRSKEVHLFERVPGGKFQAPVNVTSLDDDAVRSKLDDYTLEQVKDQLAMLDGAGHPFDLKAVQAGQQTPVYFGSAVNNFGIQLLLDGFLKDSVPPAPRKSVSITVPGFPQPTTAREVPVDDPKFSGFIFKIQANMDAKHRDRIAFCRICSGKFDRDMVVTHQRTGKSVRLSSSHKLFGRERETVDEAWPGDVIGLVGHSEFGIGDTLTQDRSICYDEIPRFPSEVFSYIANPNTGDSKKYRAGLEQLLQEGVVQSFTAKSAPSGATLLAAVGPLQFEVVQWRLQSEYGAESRLTPAPWTMLRWVEPHPLLKDPTRLIIATGVSFGADKFENPVVLFPNEWTMRYFQEKNPELKLHALPLEQTK comes from the coding sequence ATGTCCACGCCTGCCCAGGAAATCGCCCGCCGCCGCACCTTTGCGATCATTTCGCACCCAGATGCGGGCAAGACGACCCTGACCGAGAAGTTCCTGCTCTACGGCAACGCCATCCACCTCGCCGGCGCCGTCAAGGACCGCAAGAACCAGCGGGCCACCGCGTCTGACTGGATGGAGCTGGAGAAGCAGCGCGGAATTTCCATCTCCTCCACCGTCCTCCAGTTCGACTACGCCGGCTGCGCCGTGAACCTCCTCGACACCCCGGGCCACAAGGACTTCTCCGAGGACACCTATCGCGTGCTTACCGCGGTCGACGCCGCCTTGATGGTCATCGACGCCGCCAAGGGCGTCGAGACGCAGACGCGCAAACTCTTCGAAGTCTGCCGTCGCCGCGGCGTGCCCATCTTCACGTTCATGAACAAGTGCGACCGGCCCACGCGCAGCCCGATCGACCTGCTCGACGAACTCGAGAACGTCCTCGGCCTGCAGTCGTCGCCCGTCATCTGGCCGCTCGGCAACGGCCCGACCTTCAAGGGGGTCTTCGACCGCCGCTCCAAGGAGGTCCACCTTTTCGAGCGCGTCCCGGGTGGCAAGTTCCAGGCGCCGGTCAACGTCACCTCGCTCGATGACGACGCCGTCCGCAGCAAGCTCGACGACTACACCTTGGAGCAGGTGAAGGACCAGCTCGCGATGCTCGACGGCGCGGGCCATCCGTTCGACCTCAAGGCCGTGCAGGCCGGCCAGCAGACCCCCGTCTACTTCGGCTCCGCCGTGAACAATTTCGGCATCCAGCTCCTGCTTGACGGCTTCCTGAAGGACTCCGTGCCGCCCGCGCCACGCAAATCGGTCAGCATCACCGTGCCGGGATTCCCCCAGCCGACCACCGCCCGCGAGGTGCCGGTCGACGACCCGAAGTTCTCCGGCTTCATCTTCAAGATCCAGGCCAACATGGACGCGAAGCACCGCGACCGCATCGCCTTCTGCCGCATTTGCTCCGGCAAATTCGACCGCGACATGGTCGTCACTCACCAGCGGACTGGCAAGTCCGTCCGCCTCTCCTCCTCGCACAAGCTCTTCGGCCGCGAACGCGAGACGGTGGACGAGGCCTGGCCGGGCGACGTCATCGGCCTCGTCGGCCACAGCGAGTTCGGCATCGGCGACACGCTCACGCAGGACCGCAGCATCTGCTACGATGAGATCCCGCGCTTCCCGTCCGAGGTCTTCTCCTACATCGCCAACCCGAACACCGGCGACTCGAAGAAATACCGCGCCGGCCTCGAGCAGCTCCTGCAGGAGGGCGTCGTCCAGTCCTTCACCGCCAAGAGCGCCCCATCCGGCGCCACGCTGCTCGCCGCGGTCGGCCCGTTGCAGTTCGAGGTCGTGCAGTGGCGCCTCCAGAGCGAATACGGCGCCGAGTCCCGCCTCACGCCCGCGCCGTGGACGATGCTCCGCTGGGTCGAACCGCACCCGTTGCTCAAGGATCCGACCCGCCTCATCATCGCCACCGGCGTCAGCTTCGGCGCCGACAAGTTCGAGAATCCCGTTGTTCTTTTCCCCAACGAGTGGACCATGCGCTACTTTCAGGAGAAGAACCCCGAGCTGAAGCTCCACGCCCTGCCGCTGGAACAGACGAAATAA